Below is a genomic region from Deltaproteobacteria bacterium.
CGAAAAGTGCCCTTCCCCACCAGTTGGCAATCCCCATCCGAAGTTGGTCTTTGGTCAGTTTCCCCACCATCAAGGAGGCCAAAGATTGACCTCTGTATGTCCCATCAACCCCAAGCAAAATCAGCGTAGCCCGTTCCACCGCGGGGCTGGAATGGCGGTCGATATATTTTGCCGCATGGGAAACAATTTGTGAGGAGAGATCATAACAATATTCGATTTTGTCACGGTCGAGATTCAGTTGACGTGTCAAGTTTCTCCCCCTAAATAAGCCGAATGCTTCTATCGTATCTGAAACGGCGAAAGCAAGGGCTAAAGAAAAAGACTATAGACTATGGACAATGGACAATGGACCTTTTTATATTTTTTGTCCTCAGTCCATTGTCCATAGTCTATAGTCCTGCTTTCGCCCAAACTCATCCCGACATCGAAGTGCTTGTGACGGAAAAACCGGAAGCAAAACTTGACACCGCCGCACAGGCGGAAGTTTTGCGTCCAAAAGATATTGCAGGAGTCACGTTGACCGTTTCTGATATTTTGGAAAAAGCGACCGGTGTGCAATTAAAACAATACGGGGGTATGGATGATTTCTCCACGGTCTCCATTCGCGGTTCCACCACGGATCAGGTTTTGATTTATCTCGACGGTATTCTTCTCAATACAGCACAGGGGGGAATGATTGATCTCTCTTTTATTCCCGTGGATCAGGTTGAGCGCATTGAAGTCTATCGCGGAGGATCTCCGGGAAGACTTGCCGATTCAACACCGGGAGGCGCGATTCTCATTTACACAAAAGGGAAACCCGAAAAAACGGAAAATATCATCCGCAACCAGTTTGGTTCTTTCACAACTTACCGTGGACACATTGCAAGAAGTCAAGCCCTCGGCGATTTTTATTACAATGCCTCTTATGACCGTTTTCAAAGCGAGGGAGATTTTTCCTATCTCGACAACAACGGAACCCGCACAAACCCAACTGACGACCGAATTCTGACACGTCAAAACAACGCATTTGCGGCCAACAATTTTACCGCTATTTTTGGGAGAGAGAGAAAACTACCCAGCGAGCAGAGCGAGCGTGAGGGGGAGGCTCCAATGGCTTTGCCATTGGATAGGGCTTTGCTTGCCCCTATAAAAGAAACGCTGAACTGGAAAGTTTTTGAGAACTTTTTTCAAAAGGGCGAAGGCATTCCGGGACTCGGTTCTTTCACCTCCACCAACGCCCATCTCGACACACTCCGCAATTTTGCCCATCTAAAAATTGACGAAGAAAAATGGGAGGGACATTTTTTCTTCGATTTTTTAAACAGTCGATTCCAAGATCCACTGGGAGAAATTGGATTGGGAGTTCAGGATAACGACAATTTTACTTTTCGCGGTGGACCCGAATTTCACATCAATCTTCTTTTTCCAAACCAGATCTTAAGCGGTTTTGTCGCTTACCGCCCCGAATTTTTTCTTCCCACGAATAAAAACACTGCGCCAGAGGATGGTCCTCTGAGTCAACGTCACATGATTGGAATAGGAATCGAAGATGAATTTCATTTTTTGGACGACAAAATCATTTTGGATCCCTCACTCCGATTTCAGACCTTTATCAACCGTTTAAGCGGACAGGATCCTTCTCTCCCGACAACCACTCCCAATAACGATGTGACCAATTACGAACTCTCCGCGAAAGTTGGAGTCAAAATTTCGCCGTGGCCTTTTTTAAGTTTCAAAGGAAATTTTTACAGAGGTTTCCGCCAACCCACTTTCAACGAACTCTTTGGAGACCGCGGAACTTTCGTCGGCAACCCCGGTCTTCAACCCGAAAAAGGTTTGAACTTTGATTTCGGTATTGCCGGACATTTCAGAGATGTGGGACTTTTGGACGATCTTTTTGTTGAGATGGTTTATTTTCGGGAAAACATCAACGATCTGATTCAATTTCTACAAACTTCGCAATTCACCGCCAAGGCGCAAAACCTCAATGAGGCGCAGATTTTGGGCGGAGAGTTTAGTTTGTCGGTGAGGGCGTTTAAAAATTTCCGATGGACAGGTCATTATGTTTATCAAAGTGCCAAGGATATTGGCGACGGCTCCTCCACGCGCGGAAAATTTCTTCCGGGCAGGCCCAAAAACCAAGTTTATATGAACGCGGAATACCAATACCGTTTTTTGCGTCCCTTCTTTGAAATGCAAATTATCAGCGACAATTTCCTTGATTCACAAAATCTCCTCAAAGTTTCGCACCGGCAACTCCTCTCAACCGGCATTCACATCACCCCCACAAAATGGTCCGAAGTCTCTTTCAGCACAAAAAACTTGCTCAACGAAAGAATCGTGGATACTGTCGGCTTCCCACTCCCCGGCCGCTCATATTGGGGAGAGCTGGTACTGAAATTATGAAAAATGGATTGTCATTTTGCATTTTGATTTTTAATTTTTGGTTTTTGACCAGCTGTGGCGTTGGTTCCATTGTTGAAAATATCAAAGACGCGGCCACAAAAATAAAGGATGAAACAACTCTTAATTTGGCGCCGGAGGACAATCTCTTCGTTATTGCCGCTTCGTTCACGGATCCGGTCGGAAGTATTGCCACGGTGGGAATTAATAATCCGCACACCGCAAAAAATGCCCGCGCCATTACTGATTCCAGTGATGCAATGATCCGGAGTTTTGGTGGGAAAATCTATGTTGTCAATCGCGGCACCACGAGCTCCATTCAGGTGATCGATCCTGAATCTTTTTTGATCCTCGGAGATTATTCGGTGGGAGTGGGAAGCAATCCCCAAGATATTGTTGTAACCGACGGAAAAGCCTACATCACGCGTCTTAATTCGGAAAAAGATAAAACCAACACCGATGACCTCTGGATTGTCGACCCACTAAATGGCGTTAAAATAAAAACGATCGACCTCAAACCCTACACCACCGATGACGGTGACCGCCTTGCCAGAGCAAATTTGATGATCCTTGTGGGAGACAAACTTTATATTCTTCTTCAGGATCTCTCCACAAATTTTTCTGCGAC
It encodes:
- a CDS encoding TonB-dependent receptor, giving the protein MDLFIFFVLSPLSIVYSPAFAQTHPDIEVLVTEKPEAKLDTAAQAEVLRPKDIAGVTLTVSDILEKATGVQLKQYGGMDDFSTVSIRGSTTDQVLIYLDGILLNTAQGGMIDLSFIPVDQVERIEVYRGGSPGRLADSTPGGAILIYTKGKPEKTENIIRNQFGSFTTYRGHIARSQALGDFYYNASYDRFQSEGDFSYLDNNGTRTNPTDDRILTRQNNAFAANNFTAIFGRERKLPSEQSEREGEAPMALPLDRALLAPIKETLNWKVFENFFQKGEGIPGLGSFTSTNAHLDTLRNFAHLKIDEEKWEGHFFFDFLNSRFQDPLGEIGLGVQDNDNFTFRGGPEFHINLLFPNQILSGFVAYRPEFFLPTNKNTAPEDGPLSQRHMIGIGIEDEFHFLDDKIILDPSLRFQTFINRLSGQDPSLPTTTPNNDVTNYELSAKVGVKISPWPFLSFKGNFYRGFRQPTFNELFGDRGTFVGNPGLQPEKGLNFDFGIAGHFRDVGLLDDLFVEMVYFRENINDLIQFLQTSQFTAKAQNLNEAQILGGEFSLSVRAFKNFRWTGHYVYQSAKDIGDGSSTRGKFLPGRPKNQVYMNAEYQYRFLRPFFEMQIISDNFLDSQNLLKVSHRQLLSTGIHITPTKWSEVSFSTKNLLNERIVDTVGFPLPGRSYWGELVLKL